The Microbulbifer sp. YPW1 genome contains the following window.
ATAAGGCGCACAGTGAGCAGATCGCCGACATCATCCGTCGCGGCGGCACCCTGATCAATCTGCATGTGCCGAGCAAAGGGGTGCACCCGCGCGTTGCGCCGCTGGCGCTGTTGCAGCGTTTCTACCTCGATGTGGCCCACGTTGCGGTTAGCCGGGGCATCAACCCCGATGAGCCGGCCGGCCTGAAAAAAGTCACCCAGACCGTTTGAGTCTGGTTGATTGAATTCAGTGGCAAACGGCGGGAGCAGCGGGCAAGTGACACAGGCATTCATCGCACAACAGTTATTCGACGGCGAGCAACTGCGCAGTGACGTTGCGCTGACCATTGAGGGCGGCAAGGTCGTTGCACTCGGTGGCGAAGCGGCAGCGGACGCAGTTTATCTCAAGGGACTGCTCGCGCCGGGGCTGATCGATGTGCAGGTCAATGGTGGCGGTGGAGCGCTGTTCAACAACGACACCACCGTCAATGCACTGGGCAAGATGTCCGCGGCTCACGCGCGTTTTGGAACCACTGGATTCATGCCCACCCTGATCACCGATCAGGTGGATGTAATGCAGCGTGCTGCGGATGCAGTGAGTGCCGCATTGAAAGAGGGCGTGCCCGGCGTGCTGGGGGTGCATTTTGAAGGTCCGCACCTGAGTACCCCGAAAAAAGGCACCCACGAAGAAAAGTTTATTCGTCCGCTCAGCGACGAGGAGCTGGCGATATACGCCCGCGAGGACCTCGGCCTGAAAATGGTCACCCTGGCGCCGGAAAATGTATCGCCAGCGGATATCCAGAAACTGGTCGATCTCGGTGTGAAGGTATGCCTGGGGCACTCCAACGCCGATGGCAAGACCGCGGCAGCGGCAGTTGCCGCCGGGGCAACCGGGTTTACCCACCTGTACAACGCCATGTCGCCGCTGCATTCGCGGGATCCGGGTATGGTGGGCACCGCACTGATCAGCGATGGTTGCTGGTGCGGACTGATTGCGGATGGACACCATGTTAGCGCCGAGGCCATGACCCTCGCGCTCAAGGCCAAGCCCCGCGGCAAGATTATGCTGGTGACCGATGCCATGTCCCTGGTGGGCAGCGATGAAATGAGCTTCCCGCTCTTTGATCGTATCGTCACCCGCGATGGTGACAAGCTGACCTCCACCACCGGTGAGCTGGCAGGGTCCCATCTGGATATGATCGGTGCGGTGCGCAATATCCGCGACTGGTGCGGTGTCGAGCTGACCGAAGCCCTGCGTATGGCGGGGCTCTATCCCGCGCAATTTCTGGGGAGCGCAGGCGGGCGTATTCAGCAGGGTGCGCCAGCGGACTTGATTTTGATCGATGACGAACTTCAGGTTCAAAAGACCTGGATTAACGGACAGGAAGTTTTCACGGCTTAACTCCGTGCAAGGGCCTGCTCGAATTGATAACCGGGGAAGCACCCCGCAAGCCAGTAAGGCAAAACCATAATAAAAGGTGAGTCTATGAATACCGCAGTGATTAGTCAGAGTGAAACGCGCAGTAGCGTTTTACCCATGGTCATTATCGGCCTGCTGTTTTTTATCTTCGGTTTTGTTACCTGGCTGAACGGTGCCCTGATTCCTTTTCTGCAAACCATCTGTGACCTGACCGGTTTCCAGGCCATGCTGGTGGCTTCTGCGTTCTATATCGCTTATACCGTGATGGCGTTGCCTATGGCCGCGATCATTGAGCGTACCGGCTACAAAACCGGTATGGCGCTGGGCCTGGCATTGGTCGCAGTGGGCGCCCTGATATTCATTCCTGCTGCCTATAGCCGGATGTTCGGTATTTTCTTGCTGGCGCAGTTTGTGGTGGGCTCGGGCCTGACCATCCTGCAAACCGCTTCCAACCCCTACGTGGTGAAAGTCGGCTCCCCGGAAACTGCCGCGGTGCGGATCTGCATCATGGGCCTTTTGAACAAGGGCGCAGGCATTGTTGCTCCGCTGGTATTCGCGGCGCTGGTCATGTCCGGCATCAGCGGTATTTCCGAAGCCGAGCTGTCCGCGCTGACTGCAGCAGCGAAAGACGCCAAGCTGGATGAGCTCGCAGGCCAGCTGGTGTCACCGTATATCGGTATGGCGGTACTCGGCTTTGTGTTGGCGGTGGCCATGATGTTTGCCCCGCTGCCAGATATCGAAGACGAAGTGATCGAGGGGCAGGAAGATGCCGCGATTACCCTTACCGGACTGAAGAAATTCCCGCAGCTGATCCTCGGTTCCATTGCCCTGTTTTTCTATGTCGGTGTGGAAGTCATCGCCGGCGACGCCATCGGTCTGCTGGGTAAGCAGGCGGGCCTGGATACCTCCGTGGCCTCCGTGCTGACGTCTTACACCATGGTGTTCATGGTGCTGGGTTATCTCTGGGGCACCTTCGCTATTCCGCGCTTTATCAGTCAGCAAAACGCGCTGCTGATCTCTGCGGTGCTGGGTATCGCATTCACGTTTGCCGTCATGAGCGGTTCGCTCGACAGCACCGCCATGTCCTCAGCAACCCTGGCCCACTTTGGCCTGCCGGAAATTCCCAACGCGGTTTATTTTGTCGCACTGCTGGGCTTTGCCAATGCCATGTGCTGGCCGGCAATCTGGCCGCTGGCGCTGGAAGGTCTGGGTAAATTTACCTCCAAGGGTGCGGCGCTGCTGATTATGGGTATTTCCGGTGGCGCGGTGCTGCCGCCCCTGTACGGCCACTTTGCCGATACCGGAGACGGTCAGGCCGCCTACATCATTGCGATCCCGGCGTACCTGTTCATCCTGTTTTACGCTTTGAAAGGGCACAAGATGCGCAGCTGGACCAAATAACCTGGGTTTTCAGGTCGGTCCGCCGTCGCATCTCAATCAGTCAGTTTTTTCGAAAGTGTTTTAGGAAGAGGTATTAAAAGGATTTTGTTTTTTTGAACTTCTCTTAGAAGTTTCTCTCTTTGGTTCTCGTCATCTTTGCCCTCCATGTGAGGGCTTTTTTTTGCCTGTTTTTCAGCGGGGAGAATCGCCGCTGGAATCTCGCACCAGCAGTTCCGGAACGAACTTTTTCACGATGCCCGCGTCCTTGTTCGCGGCTGCACTTTCCGAGGCGCTTTTGCTGCGCGCCTTGTTCAGTACCAGTGCTGCGGCGCACTTGGCGATCTCGTTGTTCGGCTGGTGTGCGGTCGTCAGTTTGGGCCAGGTCTGGCGGGAGAAGGGACTGTCCTCAAACCCGACAATCGACAGTTGCTCGGGGATCTCGATATGCATCAGTCGCGCGGCGAACAGCGCGCCGGCAGCCATCTCATCGTTGCTGGCAAAAATGGCGGTGGGCGGGTTGTCGGTATTCAGCAGTAATTTTGCCCCTTCGACACCGGAGTCAAACGCGTATTCGCCGGGGATGATCAGGCTCGGATCGATTGCGATACCGGCCTGTTGCAGGGCCTGCTTGTATCCTTCCAGGCGTCCGTGGGTTGAGATGTGTTCCTCGCCACCGCACAGGAACCCGATGCGCTTGTGGCCGTGTTCGATCAGGTGCTTGGTGATGTCGTAAGCCGCGGCGGTGTCATCCACCTGAACGCAGTTGTCCTCGTCGCCTTCCGCAGCGCCGCTGGACACGATACGTACGTAGTCCAGGCCGAGCCGTTTTACTTCATCAATAACCGACTGGGTTTCCGAGAATGGCGGGGTAAGCACTACGCCGGCCACCTTCGAGTGTTCCACCAGCGCGCGCAGTTCATCGTGCACGGTTTCCGATTTGGAGTTGCTCGGGTGAATCAGCAGCTCGTAGCCCCGCGCCTTGCAGGCCTCCAGGATACCGTTCTGCATATCGATCACGTAATAGGCATTGGGGTTATCGTAGATCAGCGCAATGGTATAGCTGCGGGTACCGGCCAGGTTGCGCGCGGCCAGGTTCGGCTGATAGTGGAGTTCTTCCACCGCATCCATCACCTTCTTGCGCGTGGCAGGTCTCACCGACGGTTCATTGTTGATAACCCGCGATACGGTCTTGATCGACACCCCGGCCCTTGCGGCCACATCGTTGATGGTGCTCTTCATGATCGGCTGTTTTCCCTTATCGGAATTGGTCCTTGTACATACCCAGCCGGGCAGTTTACCCGGTTAGCGCGTGCACGACGATGGATTTATAGTCATTTCTGCGCGAAGGCCTGGTTTTGCAACCGAAAGCTGATTTTCCCCGCGGTTTCCCGCCAAGTTTAGGAGTTTTCCTCCGTGCTTGCTGTATCTGTGTCGCACAGGGCTGGTCCTCTCTTGAGTTGGTCCGCTATTGCTCTGACACCGCCGAATCCGTGAAAGAAAACTACAAACCCGATTGACAGGGCGGGGGCGCTGTGTGAATCTTTCGCCAAATTGACAGCGTTGTCATTTTGTTTTGACGCCCTTGGGGTTTTGGGGCGGAAGCGCTGTCTTTCGGGTAAACAAAAATAACCGGTGCCCGCCACCTCCCGGTGGGGGCCACTTTCAGGGGGCATACCATGCAAGATGCACACTCTCACTCCGCCATTTCCCAATCCGTCATCTGGCAGGCGCTACAGGCGCAGGCTGTGCAGATGAAGCAGCGCAAGCTGGCGGATCTGTTCAGTGAAGACCCACAGCGTGCCGCGGAGTTCACCGTCGAGCTGCCGCAGTTTCTGCTGGATTTCTCTAAAAACCACCTCGACCAGTCAGTATTTGTAAATTTGCTACGGCTGGCGGAAGAGGCCGGATTGGCGCAGTGGCGGAGCGACTTCTTCGCCGGAAAACCGATCAATGCCACCGAGGGGCGGCCGGTTCTACATCCCGCGCTGCGCGGGGGGCTGGGCGCTGAAGTGGAGGTCGGCGGGGCATCCGTCGCGGGATTGGCGGAGGCTGAGCTGCAGCGCTTGAAAGAGTTTGTAGTTTTACTACATAATGGCGACCTGACGGGCTGCAGCGGTAAACGGATCACCGATGTGGTCAATCTCGGCGTCGGCGGCTCCCATCTGGGGCCCCAGACCGTCATAGAGTCACTGCGTGCCTACCGGAAGGGCGATGTCGCGGTGCACTTTGTATCCAATGTGGATGGAGCCCAGCTCACGGATGTGCTGGCCGGCCTGGATGCCGAATCAACGCTTTTTATCGTCTCGTCCAAGACGTTCACTACCAG
Protein-coding sequences here:
- the nagA gene encoding N-acetylglucosamine-6-phosphate deacetylase encodes the protein MTQAFIAQQLFDGEQLRSDVALTIEGGKVVALGGEAAADAVYLKGLLAPGLIDVQVNGGGGALFNNDTTVNALGKMSAAHARFGTTGFMPTLITDQVDVMQRAADAVSAALKEGVPGVLGVHFEGPHLSTPKKGTHEEKFIRPLSDEELAIYAREDLGLKMVTLAPENVSPADIQKLVDLGVKVCLGHSNADGKTAAAAVAAGATGFTHLYNAMSPLHSRDPGMVGTALISDGCWCGLIADGHHVSAEAMTLALKAKPRGKIMLVTDAMSLVGSDEMSFPLFDRIVTRDGDKLTSTTGELAGSHLDMIGAVRNIRDWCGVELTEALRMAGLYPAQFLGSAGGRIQQGAPADLILIDDELQVQKTWINGQEVFTA
- a CDS encoding sugar MFS transporter; its protein translation is MNTAVISQSETRSSVLPMVIIGLLFFIFGFVTWLNGALIPFLQTICDLTGFQAMLVASAFYIAYTVMALPMAAIIERTGYKTGMALGLALVAVGALIFIPAAYSRMFGIFLLAQFVVGSGLTILQTASNPYVVKVGSPETAAVRICIMGLLNKGAGIVAPLVFAALVMSGISGISEAELSALTAAAKDAKLDELAGQLVSPYIGMAVLGFVLAVAMMFAPLPDIEDEVIEGQEDAAITLTGLKKFPQLILGSIALFFYVGVEVIAGDAIGLLGKQAGLDTSVASVLTSYTMVFMVLGYLWGTFAIPRFISQQNALLISAVLGIAFTFAVMSGSLDSTAMSSATLAHFGLPEIPNAVYFVALLGFANAMCWPAIWPLALEGLGKFTSKGAALLIMGISGGAVLPPLYGHFADTGDGQAAYIIAIPAYLFILFYALKGHKMRSWTK
- a CDS encoding LacI family DNA-binding transcriptional regulator gives rise to the protein MKSTINDVAARAGVSIKTVSRVINNEPSVRPATRKKVMDAVEELHYQPNLAARNLAGTRSYTIALIYDNPNAYYVIDMQNGILEACKARGYELLIHPSNSKSETVHDELRALVEHSKVAGVVLTPPFSETQSVIDEVKRLGLDYVRIVSSGAAEGDEDNCVQVDDTAAAYDITKHLIEHGHKRIGFLCGGEEHISTHGRLEGYKQALQQAGIAIDPSLIIPGEYAFDSGVEGAKLLLNTDNPPTAIFASNDEMAAGALFAARLMHIEIPEQLSIVGFEDSPFSRQTWPKLTTAHQPNNEIAKCAAALVLNKARSKSASESAAANKDAGIVKKFVPELLVRDSSGDSPR